A stretch of the Massilia sp. W12 genome encodes the following:
- a CDS encoding class I SAM-dependent methyltransferase, producing MEHISWQEGAQTRSAVFFSAKQGKAPARLQLAADNLAADAAMSAISQGASLLWRGDYHQARQLLQALARRLDKKSAPKPGATPPALPQAFHQWRMGQAQRARVLGALLLEVDADWRILAARAPDVQAALHATCPDWQAQLPGLISLRELQGIIGAWEWRRQGLALAQLDGARLTPHWGVFAPQRNEYLDLLLSAPLPPGCARALDVGAGSGVLSVILAKRGIAEIDATDNAPRALACARDNLQQLMPAACRWRVLEADLFPSGQDYDLLVCNPPWLPGKAGSSMEAAIYDPDSRMLRGFLQGAKAHLRPGGQAWLILSDLAEHLRLRSRQDLLDWIAQAGLQVLEKHDVQPQHRRDPDDPFYRERMQEVSSLWRLGAS from the coding sequence ATGGAGCACATCAGTTGGCAGGAAGGCGCGCAGACACGCAGCGCGGTTTTCTTCAGCGCAAAACAGGGCAAAGCTCCGGCGCGCCTGCAGCTGGCGGCGGACAATCTGGCGGCGGATGCCGCCATGAGCGCAATCAGCCAGGGCGCCAGCCTGCTGTGGCGCGGCGACTATCATCAAGCGCGCCAATTGCTGCAAGCGCTGGCGCGCCGCCTGGATAAAAAAAGCGCGCCAAAACCGGGCGCCACGCCGCCGGCCCTGCCGCAAGCCTTTCACCAATGGCGCATGGGCCAGGCGCAACGCGCACGCGTGCTGGGCGCGCTGCTGCTGGAAGTGGATGCCGATTGGCGGATTCTGGCCGCGCGCGCGCCGGATGTGCAGGCAGCGCTGCACGCCACTTGCCCGGACTGGCAAGCCCAGCTGCCGGGTTTGATTTCCCTGCGCGAGTTGCAAGGCATCATCGGCGCCTGGGAATGGCGGCGCCAGGGTTTGGCGCTGGCGCAGTTGGATGGCGCGCGCCTGACGCCGCATTGGGGCGTATTTGCGCCGCAGCGCAATGAATATCTGGATTTGCTGCTGAGCGCGCCACTGCCGCCGGGCTGCGCCCGCGCATTGGATGTCGGGGCCGGCAGCGGCGTGCTGTCTGTGATCCTGGCCAAACGCGGGATTGCTGAAATCGACGCCACAGACAATGCGCCGCGCGCGCTTGCCTGTGCGCGTGACAATCTGCAACAGCTGATGCCCGCCGCCTGCCGCTGGCGTGTGCTGGAGGCGGATTTATTTCCGTCCGGGCAAGACTATGATTTGCTGGTCTGCAATCCGCCCTGGTTGCCGGGCAAGGCCGGCAGCAGCATGGAAGCGGCGATTTACGACCCGGACAGCCGTATGTTGCGCGGCTTTTTGCAAGGCGCCAAAGCGCATCTGCGCCCCGGCGGGCAAGCCTGGCTGATTTTGTCGGATCTGGCGGAACACTTGCGCCTGCGCAGCCGCCAGGATTTGCTGGACTGGATTGCGCAAGCCGGCTTGCAGGTGCTGGAAAAGCACGATGTGCAGCCGCAACACCGGCGCGACCCGGACGACCCGTTTTACCGCGAACGCATGCAAGAAGTCAGCAGCTTGTGGCGACTGGGCGCAAGCTGA